The Kroppenstedtia pulmonis genome has a segment encoding these proteins:
- a CDS encoding S41 family peptidase yields MYLRGRTVALIVAAAVLFSSFTTAAVVGDGGILSQVTGSSFFGDTSNAKGLENNLDKLKQAYGMIQSQYIGEVKDKQLVDGAIRGMVESLNDPYSTYMDESMAKQFHDSMESSFQGIGAEVTMKKNRVTIVSPFKDSPAEKAGLRPEDQIIKVDDISLEGMDLNEAVSKIRGPKGSKAKLKVMRPGHDEMMTVTVIRDDIPIETVHSKMMDDQVGKIEITQFSEETAKDFSEELEKLEKKGMKGLVIDVRGNPGGLLPAVLEIGEELVPNRQTIMMTEDKSGERMTYKSKLEGKKDYPIVVLTDKGSASASEILAGALQESGYKTVGQTTFGKGTVQTAKDFRDGSNLKLTMAKWLTPNGKWIHKKGIKPDVKVDLPEYYHAAPPDGGKKLKRDMSSKQIQSVQQILDGLGYKPDRTDGYFSEKTETAVKAFQKNNNLSVTGVVDEKTAMKLQEEFISMLRDPKSDVQLRVGIETLKKEMK; encoded by the coding sequence ATGTACTTGCGCGGACGTACCGTTGCCTTGATCGTAGCGGCTGCCGTATTATTCAGCAGCTTTACCACAGCAGCGGTGGTGGGCGACGGCGGCATACTGTCGCAGGTGACGGGTTCTTCTTTCTTTGGTGATACGTCCAATGCCAAAGGTTTGGAGAACAATCTGGATAAGCTGAAACAAGCCTATGGGATGATCCAATCACAGTATATTGGAGAAGTAAAAGATAAACAGTTGGTTGATGGTGCGATCCGGGGAATGGTGGAATCCCTGAATGATCCGTATTCCACCTACATGGATGAATCCATGGCCAAACAGTTTCATGATTCCATGGAGTCAAGCTTCCAAGGGATCGGTGCAGAAGTGACCATGAAAAAAAATCGGGTGACCATTGTATCCCCCTTCAAAGATTCTCCGGCGGAAAAAGCAGGCTTAAGACCGGAAGATCAAATTATAAAAGTGGATGATATTAGCCTGGAGGGAATGGATCTCAATGAAGCTGTTTCCAAAATCCGAGGTCCCAAAGGCTCCAAGGCAAAATTGAAAGTGATGCGCCCAGGACATGACGAGATGATGACCGTTACGGTTATTCGGGACGATATTCCCATTGAAACCGTCCATTCCAAAATGATGGACGATCAAGTTGGAAAAATAGAAATCACCCAGTTCTCTGAGGAAACGGCAAAGGACTTCAGTGAAGAGTTGGAGAAGTTGGAGAAAAAAGGGATGAAAGGGCTGGTCATCGATGTCCGGGGGAACCCAGGGGGATTATTGCCTGCGGTGCTGGAGATCGGGGAGGAACTGGTACCCAATCGCCAGACGATCATGATGACCGAGGACAAATCCGGAGAACGGATGACCTACAAGTCCAAACTGGAGGGCAAGAAAGATTATCCCATTGTGGTTCTTACGGATAAAGGATCTGCCAGTGCCTCGGAGATCCTGGCCGGGGCTCTCCAGGAGTCCGGCTATAAAACAGTGGGTCAAACCACATTTGGCAAAGGGACGGTTCAAACCGCCAAGGATTTCCGTGACGGAAGCAACCTGAAACTGACCATGGCCAAGTGGTTGACGCCAAATGGAAAATGGATTCACAAGAAAGGGATTAAACCCGATGTGAAAGTGGATCTGCCGGAATACTATCACGCAGCCCCTCCTGACGGCGGCAAGAAACTGAAACGGGATATGTCCTCCAAGCAGATTCAAAGCGTGCAACAAATTTTAGACGGCCTGGGCTACAAGCCAGATCGGACAGATGGGTATTTCAGTGAAAAAACAGAAACCGCTGTTAAAGCGTTCCAGAAAAACAATAACTTATCCGTTACAGGAGTTGTGGACGAGAAAACAGCAATGAAACTGCAAGAAGAGTTTATTTCCATGCTGCGTGATCCCAAAAGTGATGTACAGTTACGTGTAGGAATCGAAACCCTGAAAAAAGAGATGAAATAA
- the uvrB gene encoding excinuclease ABC subunit UvrB yields the protein MGEGVFQLESGYTPQGDQPEAIQKLTKGILNGKKHQTLLGATGTGKTFTMAHTIARVDKPTLVIAPNKTLAAQLCGELKEFFPHNAVEYFVSYYDYYQPEAYVPQTDTYIEKDASINDEIDKLRHSATSALFERKDVIIVASVSCIFGLGSPKEYREQVLSLRVGMERDRNSVLRNLVDIQYARNDMNFTRGTFRVRGDVLEIFPASRSEHAIRVEFFGDEIDRIREIDVLTGEILGDREHIAIFPASHYVTREEVMQRALKDIEAELEQRLKELQEQGKLLEAQRLEQRTRYDMEMMREVGFCSGIENYSRHLVGKKAGEAPYTLLDYFPADYLMIIDESHVTVPQIGGMYKGDRSRKEMLVNHGFRLPSAMDNRPLQFGEFQERVNQVVFVSATPGPYELEHAPETVEQIIRPTGLVDPQIHIRPIRGQIDDLIGEVNRRIERNERVLVTTLTKKMAEDLTDYLKEVGIKVQYLHSDIKTIERMQILRSLRLGEFDVLVGINLLREGLDLPEVSLVAILDADKEGFLRAERSLIQTIGRAARNANGEVIMYADTMTNSMRKAIDETDRRRRIQLLHNEKHGIVPKTIQKTIRDVIEATKVAEEKETYQTTPNVEKMNKQERKKLVGQLEKEMKAAARDLQFERAAELRDMLMELKAEGV from the coding sequence ATGGGTGAAGGTGTATTTCAGCTGGAGTCCGGATATACCCCCCAAGGGGACCAACCGGAAGCCATCCAAAAACTGACCAAAGGTATTTTGAATGGGAAAAAGCATCAAACCCTGCTTGGGGCAACCGGGACCGGTAAAACCTTTACCATGGCCCATACCATCGCCAGGGTCGATAAGCCCACCTTGGTGATTGCACCCAATAAAACCTTGGCAGCACAATTATGCGGGGAGTTAAAGGAATTTTTCCCCCATAATGCCGTGGAGTACTTTGTCAGTTATTACGATTATTATCAACCCGAGGCATATGTGCCCCAAACGGATACCTATATAGAAAAAGATGCTTCGATCAATGATGAAATCGACAAATTGCGCCATTCGGCCACCAGTGCCCTGTTTGAGCGCAAGGATGTCATTATCGTGGCCAGTGTCTCCTGTATCTTCGGACTGGGATCCCCAAAGGAATACCGGGAACAGGTTTTGTCTCTTCGCGTCGGAATGGAGCGGGACCGGAATTCGGTATTGCGAAACCTGGTGGATATCCAATACGCCCGAAACGATATGAATTTTACTCGGGGAACCTTCCGGGTAAGGGGAGACGTGTTGGAAATCTTCCCTGCCTCCCGCAGTGAGCATGCGATCCGGGTGGAGTTTTTCGGGGATGAAATTGACCGGATCCGGGAGATCGATGTGCTGACCGGAGAAATTCTGGGAGACCGGGAGCATATCGCCATTTTCCCTGCCTCTCACTATGTGACCCGGGAAGAAGTGATGCAACGGGCCCTGAAAGATATCGAAGCCGAATTGGAACAACGGTTGAAGGAACTGCAGGAACAAGGTAAGTTGCTGGAGGCGCAACGTTTGGAACAGCGAACCCGTTATGATATGGAGATGATGCGGGAAGTAGGCTTTTGTTCAGGTATCGAGAACTATTCCCGCCATCTGGTAGGTAAAAAGGCAGGAGAGGCTCCCTATACCTTGTTGGATTACTTTCCCGCTGACTACCTGATGATCATTGATGAATCCCATGTGACGGTTCCCCAAATAGGCGGCATGTACAAGGGAGATCGTTCCAGAAAAGAGATGCTGGTCAACCATGGGTTCCGGCTTCCCTCGGCGATGGACAACCGTCCACTTCAATTCGGGGAATTTCAGGAACGGGTGAATCAGGTGGTGTTCGTATCTGCCACACCGGGTCCCTATGAACTGGAGCATGCTCCGGAAACCGTGGAACAGATTATCCGTCCTACAGGGTTGGTGGATCCGCAAATCCATATCCGTCCCATCCGGGGACAAATCGATGATTTGATCGGGGAAGTGAATCGCCGGATAGAGCGGAATGAACGGGTTCTGGTGACAACCCTCACCAAAAAGATGGCGGAGGATCTGACGGATTATCTCAAAGAAGTGGGAATCAAAGTCCAGTATCTCCATTCTGATATCAAGACGATTGAACGGATGCAAATCCTGCGGAGCCTTCGCCTGGGGGAATTTGATGTATTGGTGGGGATCAACCTGTTACGGGAAGGACTGGACCTGCCGGAGGTCTCCTTGGTGGCGATTCTGGATGCGGACAAGGAAGGATTTTTGCGTGCAGAACGTTCCCTGATCCAAACAATTGGCCGGGCGGCGCGAAATGCCAACGGTGAAGTGATCATGTATGCCGACACCATGACCAATTCCATGCGAAAAGCCATCGATGAAACAGACCGTCGCCGCCGTATTCAGCTGTTGCACAACGAAAAGCACGGGATTGTCCCCAAAACCATTCAAAAGACGATCCGGGATGTGATTGAGGCTACGAAAGTAGCAGAAGAAAAAGAAACGTATCAGACTACACCGAATGTGGAGAAAATGAATAAACAGGAACGGAAAAAACTGGTGGGTCAGTTGGAAAAGGAAATGAAAGCTGCCGCCAGGGATCTTCAGTTTGAACGAGCTGCTGAACTGCGGGATATGCTTATGGAATTGAAAGCGGAGGGAGTATAG
- the uvrA gene encoding excinuclease ABC subunit UvrA — MSQENIVISGARVHNLKNIDVTIPRDQLVVLTGLSGSGKSSLAFDTIYAEGQRRYVESLSAYARQFLGQMDKPDVDSIDGLSPAISIDQKTTSRNPRSTVGTVTEIYDYLRLLFARIGKAYCPEHGIEIKSQTVQQMTDRILALPERTRIQILAPMVSGRKGEHVKLLKDISQQGFVRVRVDGEIQDLSEEIKLEKNKKHTIEVVVDRLVVKPGIETRLTDSLETALDMAKGNVLVDVIDGEEILFSQNLACQECGFSLDELSPRMFSFNSPFGACPTCDGLGNRLEVDPKLVIPDKTKSLREGAVEPWVGKTSTYYPQLLESACRHYGIDMDVPVQDLPKKELNILLKGTDERIPFRYDTDGQVREIMIRFEGILRNLARRFRETASDMIREQIENYMTQKDCPSCKGARLRQESLSVLVGGENIDYVTRLSIQQALDYVASLNLTEKERTIGQQILKEIESRLGFLSNVGLNYLTLNRAAGTLSGGEAQRIRLATQIGSKLMGVLYILDEPSIGLHQRDNNRLIRTLEHMRDLGNTLIVVEHDEDTMLAADHIIDIGPGAGNHGGEIVAQGSPEELMEMKQSLTGRYLSGRQFIPLPPERRQPNGKWVEVLGASENNLKKVNVRIPMGVFTCVTGVSGSGKSTLVNEILHKALARKLNKSKWLPGAHKSIKGMDHLDKVIDIDQSPIGRTPRSNPATYTSVFDDIRDVFAATQEAKVRGYKKGRFSFNVKGGRCEACRGDGIIKIEMHFLPDVYVPCEECKGKRYNRDTLEIKYKGKSVSDVLEMRVEEALDFFKNIPRIQRKIQTLYDVGLGYIRLGQPATTLSGGEAQRVKLASELYKRSRGRTLYILDEPTTGLHVDDISRLLQVLQRLVENGDTVLVIEHNLDVIKTADYLIDLGPEGGDGGGTIVATGTPEEVAENTDSYTGHYLKPILERDQKRMDAYFDDLSDQISS; from the coding sequence GTGTCACAAGAAAATATCGTCATTAGTGGTGCACGGGTCCACAATTTAAAAAATATCGATGTTACGATTCCCCGGGATCAATTAGTCGTTCTGACGGGTTTATCAGGTTCCGGGAAATCTTCCCTGGCCTTTGATACGATCTATGCCGAAGGACAGCGGCGTTATGTGGAGTCTTTGTCTGCCTATGCCCGGCAGTTTCTGGGTCAGATGGATAAACCGGATGTGGATTCCATCGACGGTTTGTCCCCTGCCATATCCATCGATCAGAAAACAACCAGCCGGAACCCCCGGTCCACAGTGGGAACCGTGACAGAGATCTATGATTATTTACGTTTGTTGTTTGCCCGGATCGGAAAAGCTTATTGTCCGGAACACGGGATTGAGATCAAATCCCAAACGGTTCAACAGATGACGGATCGGATACTGGCGTTGCCGGAGCGTACCCGGATACAAATTCTGGCACCGATGGTGAGCGGGCGAAAAGGAGAACATGTGAAACTGCTAAAGGACATTTCCCAACAGGGATTTGTCCGGGTCAGGGTGGATGGAGAGATACAAGACCTCAGTGAGGAAATCAAGCTGGAGAAAAACAAAAAGCATACCATTGAAGTCGTAGTGGATCGACTGGTGGTAAAACCGGGAATCGAAACCCGTCTCACTGACTCCCTGGAAACGGCTTTGGATATGGCCAAGGGAAATGTTTTGGTAGATGTGATCGATGGGGAAGAGATTTTATTCAGTCAGAACCTGGCTTGTCAAGAGTGCGGATTTAGTCTGGATGAGTTGTCTCCCCGGATGTTCTCCTTCAACAGTCCCTTTGGGGCTTGTCCGACCTGTGATGGTTTGGGAAACCGGTTGGAGGTGGACCCTAAGCTGGTGATCCCCGACAAGACCAAGAGCTTGAGAGAGGGAGCAGTTGAACCCTGGGTGGGTAAAACCAGCACCTACTATCCGCAATTATTGGAATCTGCTTGCCGTCATTATGGGATCGACATGGATGTTCCCGTTCAGGATTTGCCTAAAAAAGAGCTGAACATCCTGTTAAAGGGGACAGATGAACGGATTCCTTTTCGTTATGACACAGATGGTCAGGTCCGGGAAATTATGATTCGTTTTGAAGGTATACTGCGGAACCTGGCCCGGCGTTTTCGGGAGACCGCTTCAGACATGATCCGGGAGCAAATTGAAAACTATATGACACAAAAAGATTGCCCTTCCTGTAAAGGAGCCCGGTTGCGTCAGGAAAGTTTATCTGTATTGGTCGGTGGGGAAAACATCGACTATGTGACCCGGCTGTCGATTCAGCAGGCCCTGGATTATGTGGCGAGTCTGAACCTGACAGAAAAGGAGAGGACCATTGGACAACAAATCCTCAAGGAAATTGAGAGTCGGCTTGGTTTTCTGTCCAATGTAGGACTGAACTATCTGACCTTAAACCGGGCAGCCGGTACGCTTTCCGGAGGTGAAGCCCAGCGGATTCGCCTGGCGACACAGATTGGATCCAAGTTGATGGGCGTTCTTTATATTTTGGATGAGCCCAGTATCGGTCTGCATCAACGGGATAACAACCGTTTAATCCGTACCTTGGAGCACATGAGAGATCTGGGGAATACATTGATCGTGGTAGAACATGATGAAGATACGATGTTGGCTGCGGATCACATCATCGATATCGGTCCGGGTGCCGGCAACCACGGTGGCGAAATCGTGGCCCAAGGCTCACCGGAGGAATTGATGGAGATGAAACAATCTCTTACTGGGCGATATCTTTCCGGGCGTCAGTTTATTCCTCTTCCCCCGGAGCGACGACAACCCAACGGCAAATGGGTGGAAGTCCTAGGGGCTTCGGAAAACAACCTGAAAAAGGTGAATGTCCGGATTCCCATGGGAGTGTTTACATGTGTCACCGGGGTTTCCGGTTCCGGAAAGAGCACTTTGGTCAATGAAATCCTGCATAAAGCATTGGCTCGAAAATTGAACAAGTCCAAGTGGCTTCCAGGTGCCCACAAATCCATCAAGGGCATGGACCATCTGGATAAAGTGATCGATATCGACCAATCTCCCATCGGTCGCACTCCCCGTTCCAATCCCGCTACTTACACCAGTGTATTTGATGACATTCGGGATGTCTTTGCCGCTACCCAAGAGGCCAAAGTACGGGGATACAAAAAAGGACGCTTCTCTTTCAATGTAAAAGGAGGGCGTTGCGAAGCATGCCGAGGGGATGGAATTATTAAGATCGAGATGCATTTCCTCCCGGATGTATATGTTCCCTGTGAAGAATGCAAAGGCAAGCGGTACAATCGGGACACATTGGAAATTAAGTACAAGGGGAAAAGTGTGTCGGATGTGTTGGAGATGAGGGTGGAAGAAGCTTTGGATTTCTTCAAAAACATTCCTCGTATCCAGAGAAAGATTCAAACCCTGTATGATGTAGGCTTGGGTTACATTCGTCTGGGGCAACCAGCCACTACGTTATCCGGTGGAGAAGCGCAGCGGGTCAAACTGGCCTCCGAACTGTACAAACGATCCAGAGGAAGGACTCTTTATATTCTGGACGAACCCACTACCGGGTTACATGTGGATGACATCTCCCGTCTGCTCCAAGTATTACAGCGATTGGTGGAAAACGGGGACACCGTCTTGGTAATTGAACACAATCTGGATGTCATCAAAACCGCTGATTATCTGATTGATCTGGGACCGGAAGGGGGAGATGGAGGGGGCACCATCGTGGCGACAGGTACACCGGAGGAAGTGGCGGAGAATACGGATTCCTACACCGGACACTACCTGAAACCGATTCTGGAACGGGATCAAAAGCGGATGGATGCTTACTTCGATGATTTATCCGACCAGATCTCATCCTGA
- a CDS encoding DUF302 domain-containing protein, producing the protein MFTYTVETHKSVDEAIQALEQTLTAHKFGVLWKLDIPTKLMEKGIQLDHDFRVLEVCNPDVAKKVLTHNQQGGYFLPCKIVVYTNKDTFKTEIGLTLPTVLMNLTEDQRLMQIAKEIEESMIQAIDEAK; encoded by the coding sequence ATGTTTACGTATACCGTGGAAACCCATAAATCCGTGGATGAGGCTATTCAGGCACTGGAGCAAACCTTGACCGCCCATAAGTTTGGTGTTTTGTGGAAATTGGATATTCCTACTAAATTGATGGAAAAAGGAATACAGCTGGATCATGATTTTCGTGTACTGGAAGTTTGCAATCCGGATGTAGCTAAAAAGGTACTGACCCACAACCAGCAAGGAGGCTACTTTTTGCCTTGTAAGATTGTGGTTTATACCAACAAGGACACCTTTAAAACAGAGATTGGTTTAACCCTTCCCACTGTCTTGATGAATCTGACAGAAGATCAGCGATTGATGCAGATAGCAAAAGAAATCGAAGAATCCATGATCCAGGCGATTGATGAAGCAAAGTAA
- a CDS encoding CDP-alcohol phosphatidyltransferase family protein, translating to MGQSRYTLDQVKEHTYKKRDAWWTVLLVDPLAARLVVPVANHTRMTPNQISLLAFLVGIASAYFFYIGNYASLAVAAVLYHFSFILDCMDGKVARLKGTGSIFGMWLDYMLDRVRVVICSFALMTGQYMLTDEAIYLYLAFLIVFLDMLRYMDALQLYKLRREMRKKIRQARREARQETEVELEGIEGFQEDEHTPQNEPLPEGTGEANPVTEEKRKVDLNHNFKKRFGWYLDIRDKLEQSRIRPHLFSGIEYQMFVFIVGPLIGMIQETVIISSVLLLVFELAIIYKMWLSTKDLNRELEEIKKDIPDDNVEGAHKESQAG from the coding sequence GTGGGTCAATCAAGATACACATTGGATCAGGTGAAGGAGCACACCTACAAAAAAAGAGATGCTTGGTGGACTGTTTTGCTGGTAGATCCATTGGCAGCCCGGCTGGTGGTGCCGGTAGCCAACCATACTCGGATGACACCAAACCAGATTTCACTGTTGGCCTTCCTGGTGGGAATCGCCTCGGCATACTTTTTTTACATCGGAAATTATGCTTCTTTGGCAGTTGCGGCTGTTTTGTATCACTTTAGCTTTATTTTGGACTGTATGGACGGTAAAGTTGCTCGCTTAAAAGGCACGGGATCCATATTCGGAATGTGGTTGGATTATATGTTGGATCGGGTTCGGGTGGTCATTTGCAGCTTTGCTTTAATGACAGGTCAGTACATGTTGACCGATGAAGCAATCTATCTGTATCTGGCCTTTCTGATTGTTTTCCTGGACATGCTTCGGTATATGGATGCTTTGCAGTTGTACAAATTGAGAAGAGAAATGCGAAAGAAGATCCGTCAAGCCCGGCGGGAAGCCCGACAGGAAACAGAGGTGGAGCTGGAAGGAATCGAAGGATTCCAAGAGGATGAGCATACACCGCAGAATGAGCCATTACCTGAGGGAACGGGTGAAGCAAATCCTGTAACAGAAGAGAAGCGTAAAGTGGATCTGAACCACAACTTTAAAAAGAGATTTGGCTGGTACCTTGATATCCGTGATAAGCTGGAGCAAAGTCGAATTCGCCCCCATCTTTTCAGCGGGATTGAGTATCAGATGTTTGTTTTTATCGTGGGACCCCTGATTGGTATGATTCAAGAAACAGTGATCATCAGCTCTGTATTGTTATTGGTATTTGAGTTGGCGATTATCTATAAAATGTGGTTGAGTACCAAGGATCTGAACCGGGAACTGGAAGAAATCAAGAAAGATATTCCCGATGATAATGTTGAAGGGGCGCACAAAGAATCCCAGGCCGGTTGA
- a CDS encoding M23 family metallopeptidase — MKTLFKGLLGFVLVVALSFTGLTEGAVKQAEAACDFIKPTEGTITSKFRPPSRPTHHGIDIAKSGKVSVKASAAGTVSRSYYSSSYGHVVFIKHTIRGTQYETVYAHMRDRAVKQGDKVSQGKHLGYMGSTGDSTGQHLHFEIHKPNWTSSKQYAVDPLKQIQCSGSGSGHTESFQIGGKSLTKNFTVPAGSTITVTPSSISQKAYSIKVRLTNTKTGNYVEETIPKQDGKFTNMKGGTFKVTLYQMKQGTVSGNVRVKTAKETHTDTFKIGNSFTMKKQFKVGAGKSISVKPQSLSQKSYRIKIRLTNTATGKYTEETIPTQDGKFTNMRGGTYKVTLYQQKEGPVSGKVTVK; from the coding sequence GTGAAAACCTTATTCAAGGGATTGTTGGGTTTTGTTTTGGTTGTTGCTTTATCCTTTACTGGGCTGACAGAAGGAGCAGTGAAGCAGGCCGAAGCAGCTTGTGATTTTATCAAGCCGACGGAGGGAACGATAACCTCCAAGTTCCGTCCTCCAAGTCGACCCACCCATCATGGGATTGACATTGCAAAGTCCGGTAAGGTTTCCGTTAAGGCCTCTGCCGCCGGAACAGTATCCCGGTCCTACTATTCCAGCTCTTATGGTCATGTTGTCTTTATCAAGCACACGATCCGCGGTACCCAATATGAAACTGTTTACGCCCATATGAGAGACCGGGCGGTAAAACAAGGGGACAAGGTTTCCCAGGGCAAGCATTTGGGATACATGGGATCAACCGGTGATTCCACCGGCCAACACCTGCACTTTGAAATCCATAAGCCCAATTGGACAAGCTCCAAACAGTATGCGGTGGATCCCCTGAAGCAAATCCAATGTTCCGGCAGTGGAAGCGGCCATACTGAGAGTTTCCAAATCGGGGGTAAGTCCCTGACCAAGAACTTTACCGTTCCGGCAGGCTCTACCATTACAGTCACCCCCAGTTCCATTTCTCAGAAAGCATACAGTATCAAAGTTCGCCTGACCAACACCAAGACCGGCAATTACGTGGAAGAAACCATACCTAAGCAAGATGGCAAGTTTACGAATATGAAAGGGGGTACTTTCAAGGTGACTCTCTATCAGATGAAACAGGGTACGGTATCTGGAAATGTAAGGGTAAAAACAGCTAAAGAGACTCATACAGACACATTTAAGATTGGTAACAGTTTTACGATGAAAAAACAATTTAAAGTAGGTGCCGGAAAATCGATTTCCGTCAAACCTCAGTCCCTGTCCCAAAAATCCTATCGGATCAAAATTCGCCTTACCAATACCGCTACCGGGAAGTATACGGAAGAAACGATACCGACACAGGATGGCAAGTTTACCAACATGCGGGGAGGAACTTACAAGGTTACTTTGTATCAGCAAAAAGAGGGACCCGTCTCGGGGAAAGTGACGGTAAAGTAA
- a CDS encoding phage holin family protein, with protein sequence MGWIVRLLLNALAVVLAAQIIPQIEVDGYGTAIMVALVLAIINTFIRPLLVFLTLPISFVTLGLFLFVLNAFLFWLTSVLIGGFEVDGFIGALLGSILVSIISWLLNGIWKGMKD encoded by the coding sequence ATGGGTTGGATCGTCCGATTATTGTTGAATGCTTTGGCTGTAGTCCTTGCGGCGCAAATTATTCCTCAAATTGAAGTGGATGGTTATGGAACGGCTATCATGGTGGCTTTGGTTTTGGCCATAATTAATACATTTATCCGGCCACTTCTTGTCTTTTTAACACTGCCGATCTCTTTTGTCACATTGGGGCTATTTCTCTTTGTCCTCAATGCGTTTTTGTTTTGGTTAACCAGTGTACTTATTGGAGGATTTGAAGTGGATGGGTTTATCGGTGCATTGCTGGGTTCCATTCTGGTCAGTATCATTTCCTGGCTCCTCAACGGGATCTGGAAGGGAATGAAAGACTAA
- a CDS encoding ABC transporter ATP-binding protein, which yields MASVQMKHISKHYGDVAAVSDFHLEVQDQEFLVLVGPSGCGKSTTLRIVAGLEEVTSGKVYIGGQLVNNVPSRDRDIAMVFQNYALFPHMSVFQNMAFALKMYRFKKNQIDKQVRQVARNLNIDHLLDRKPATLSGGERQRVALGRAIVRKPQVFLMDEPLSNLDAKLRAQMRTEIRKLHQYMKTTVIYVTHDQTEAMTMGDRIVVMREGVIQQADVPRRIYQKPANVFVAGFIGSPAMNFIQGRLWEKDGYLRFQGMGIDIRIPDKSGKTLKKKAYVGKNVILGVRPEDIRNDPLFLESSPDSHLTAKVEWVEYMGSENYAYLSGISEKWVTAKVDAGTSVIAGKNIKVALDMNHVHIFDKETEKALS from the coding sequence GTGGCTTCGGTACAAATGAAGCACATTTCCAAGCATTACGGTGATGTGGCGGCGGTATCTGATTTTCATCTGGAAGTCCAAGATCAGGAGTTTTTGGTGTTAGTTGGCCCCTCTGGTTGCGGCAAGTCAACCACATTACGAATTGTTGCCGGGTTGGAGGAGGTTACATCAGGGAAGGTTTATATCGGGGGACAACTAGTAAACAATGTCCCGTCCAGGGATCGGGATATTGCCATGGTGTTCCAAAATTATGCTCTTTTTCCCCATATGAGTGTTTTTCAAAATATGGCCTTTGCTTTAAAGATGTACCGATTTAAAAAGAACCAGATCGATAAACAGGTACGGCAAGTGGCAAGAAACTTGAACATTGACCACCTCCTGGATCGAAAGCCTGCAACCCTGTCCGGGGGAGAGCGTCAACGTGTCGCCTTAGGTCGGGCCATTGTCCGAAAGCCCCAGGTATTTCTCATGGACGAGCCTCTTTCCAATCTGGATGCCAAACTGCGGGCGCAGATGCGTACCGAGATCCGAAAACTCCACCAGTATATGAAGACAACCGTTATATATGTAACACATGACCAGACTGAAGCGATGACAATGGGAGATCGAATTGTAGTGATGAGGGAGGGAGTCATTCAACAGGCGGATGTTCCCCGTCGGATCTATCAGAAACCGGCCAATGTATTTGTGGCCGGGTTTATCGGCTCTCCTGCCATGAATTTCATACAAGGAAGATTGTGGGAAAAAGACGGATACCTTCGCTTTCAAGGAATGGGTATCGATATCAGGATACCGGACAAGTCAGGCAAAACATTAAAAAAGAAGGCTTATGTCGGGAAAAACGTCATCTTGGGGGTCCGTCCGGAGGATATCCGCAACGATCCGCTCTTTTTGGAGTCCTCTCCAGACAGTCACCTGACAGCCAAGGTGGAGTGGGTTGAATATATGGGGTCTGAAAACTATGCGTATCTGAGCGGAATCTCGGAAAAATGGGTAACGGCGAAGGTAGATGCCGGGACTTCCGTAATAGCAGGTAAGAACATAAAGGTGGCCTTGGATATGAATCATGTACACATTTTTGACAAGGAGACAGAAAAAGCGTTATCCTGA